Part of the Sulfuricurvum kujiense DSM 16994 genome, GAGTAACGAGAGTAATCGCTACCCCTTTTTTACCCGCACGCCCCGTACGACCGATACGGTGAACATAGCTCTCCGGATCAAACGGAATATGGTAGTTGAAAACGTGGGTAACGTCATCGATGTGCAATCCGCGCGCCGCAACGTCAGTTGCGATCAATACGTCAACCGCATCCGTTTTAAGCCCTTTGATAACGCTTTCACGTTGACGCTGTTCCATGTCGCCATGCAATCCTTTTGCCATATAACCTGCAGCTGAAAGGACGTTAGAGAGACGATCAACCTCTTTTTTTGTTCGGCAGAATACAACGGTTTTTTTCGCATCTTCGGAATCCATCAAACGGATAATCGCATCATCACGTTCCGATTCTTCGATGACATAGTACTGTTGAGTGATATCGGTATTCGTTGTCTCAGATTTGGTAATGGAGGCAAAAAACGGATTCACCAAAATACGCTCAGCCAATTGTTTGATCGGAGCCGGCATTGTCGCTGAGAAAAGCAATGTTTGTCGTTCCGTCGGCAAATAGGTGAAAATCTCGTTGATATCATCCAAAAAGCCCATATCGAGCATTTCATCCGCTTCATCCAAAATAACGGTTGAAGGGGTAAATCCTTTGAGCATGTTACGGCTCAACATATCAAGCAAACGCCCAGGAGTAGCAATGATCACTTGCGCACCGCGCTCGATCAAATCCATTTGTCGGTTATATGATGATCCGCCGTAAATCGTTACGGTACGGACACCGAGATGTTTACCGTATTTGAAAATTTCATCACTTACCTGATTCGCAAGTTCGCGTGTCGGAGTGATGATAAGGGTTTCAATTCCCCCTTTTAAATGCATTTTATTCAATGCAGGAAGACCGAATGCAGCCGTTTTACCTGTACCCGTATGGGCTTGTCCTACAACGTCGCGCCCTTCCATAATAACTGGAATAACCATTT contains:
- a CDS encoding DEAD/DEAH box helicase, giving the protein MNITEETITDENLATFEAFGLRKEIMQSINFAGFKTPSPIQQMVIPVIMEGRDVVGQAHTGTGKTAAFGLPALNKMHLKGGIETLIITPTRELANQVSDEIFKYGKHLGVRTVTIYGGSSYNRQMDLIERGAQVIIATPGRLLDMLSRNMLKGFTPSTVILDEADEMLDMGFLDDINEIFTYLPTERQTLLFSATMPAPIKQLAERILVNPFFASITKSETTNTDITQQYYVIEESERDDAIIRLMDSEDAKKTVVFCRTKKEVDRLSNVLSAAGYMAKGLHGDMEQRQRESVIKGLKTDAVDVLIATDVAARGLHIDDVTHVFNYHIPFDPESYVHRIGRTGRAGKKGVAITLVTPLEFKELQRIRAKVGTTMEHAYIPSKLDVKEAQVSRLVREIEKQHVYDEAHKVLDLLKQDYDQEQIAYKLISVLMERNTVQGPNNIGIAAERLEKILSNLANRHDRGGQRSGGFNRNRNRSGGGGYRGNNDRNAGGERSGGERGGERGGNDRGERSRSFSGQNRSPKPRY